In Burkholderia sp. GAS332, one DNA window encodes the following:
- a CDS encoding choline dehydrogenase — protein sequence MSITEKTPLTPRRLEGEFDYIIVGAGTAGCVLANRLSEDPEIQVLLLEAGGKDDYHWIHVPVGYLYCIGNPRTDWLYKTQSEPGLNGRSLSYPRGRVLGGSSSINGMIYMRGQREDYDEWARVTNDASWSWNAVLPIFKRSEDHHAGASESHGAGGPWRVEKQRLKWKILEEFSKAAQQAGIPATDDFNRGDNTGVGYFDVNQKRGIRWNASKAFLRPALKRPNLTVITGAHTQRVVFEGRRCTGVEYRGDNTDYLAKARCEVILSSGAVNSPQLLELSGIGNGARLQNLGIEVIKDLRGVGENLQDHLQLRMAYKVDGVRTLNTASAHWWGKLMIGMQYALFQSGPMSMSPSQLGAFAKSDPDDRSLTRPDLEYHVQPLSLDRFGEPLHRFNAFTASVCQLRPTSRGSIHIGSADASAPPLIAPNYLSTDYDRHVAANALRLTRRIAAAPALAPYRPQEILPGIQYQTEEELQQAAGAVGTTIFHPVGTCRMGTPDDPGAVVDNRLRVIGVDGLRVVDASIMPSITSGNTNSPTLMIAERASDMIREDRRARVTDSVRVQTSAASSMSAV from the coding sequence ATGAGCATCACCGAAAAAACACCACTGACGCCCCGCCGCCTGGAAGGCGAATTCGACTACATCATAGTAGGCGCCGGCACAGCAGGTTGCGTGCTAGCCAACCGCCTATCGGAAGACCCAGAAATCCAGGTCCTGCTACTAGAAGCCGGCGGCAAAGACGACTACCACTGGATCCACGTGCCGGTAGGCTACCTCTACTGCATCGGCAACCCCCGCACGGACTGGCTCTACAAAACCCAATCAGAACCCGGCCTGAACGGCCGCTCCCTCTCATATCCCCGCGGACGCGTACTAGGCGGCAGCTCATCCATCAACGGCATGATCTACATGCGCGGCCAGCGCGAAGACTACGATGAATGGGCCCGCGTCACCAATGACGCCTCCTGGTCCTGGAACGCCGTCCTCCCCATCTTCAAACGCAGCGAAGATCACCACGCGGGCGCGTCCGAATCGCATGGAGCAGGCGGCCCATGGCGCGTCGAAAAACAACGCCTGAAATGGAAGATCCTCGAAGAGTTTTCAAAAGCCGCACAACAAGCCGGCATACCCGCCACCGACGACTTCAATCGCGGCGATAACACCGGCGTCGGCTACTTCGACGTCAATCAGAAACGCGGTATCCGTTGGAATGCGTCGAAAGCCTTCTTGCGTCCAGCGCTCAAGCGCCCGAATCTTACCGTCATCACCGGTGCGCACACGCAGCGCGTCGTGTTCGAAGGACGCCGCTGCACCGGCGTCGAATATCGCGGCGACAACACCGACTATCTCGCCAAAGCCCGTTGCGAAGTGATCCTCAGTTCGGGTGCAGTCAACTCGCCGCAATTGCTCGAACTCTCGGGTATCGGCAATGGCGCGCGCCTGCAGAATCTCGGCATCGAGGTCATCAAGGATCTGCGCGGCGTCGGCGAAAATTTGCAGGACCATCTGCAATTGCGCATGGCCTATAAGGTCGACGGCGTGCGCACACTCAATACAGCCTCCGCCCATTGGTGGGGCAAGCTGATGATCGGCATGCAGTACGCGCTCTTTCAAAGCGGTCCGATGTCGATGTCGCCGTCGCAACTCGGCGCGTTCGCGAAGTCCGATCCGGATGATCGCTCACTCACACGCCCCGATCTCGAGTATCACGTGCAGCCGCTCTCGCTCGATCGCTTCGGTGAACCGCTGCATCGCTTCAACGCGTTTACCGCGTCGGTGTGTCAGTTGCGGCCGACTTCGCGCGGCAGTATTCACATCGGATCGGCCGACGCTTCGGCGCCACCGTTGATCGCGCCGAACTATCTGTCCACCGATTACGACCGGCACGTCGCGGCCAACGCTTTACGTCTCACGCGCCGCATTGCCGCGGCACCCGCGCTCGCGCCCTATCGGCCGCAAGAGATTCTGCCCGGCATCCAGTACCAGACCGAAGAAGAACTTCAGCAGGCCGCGGGCGCGGTCGGCACCACCATCTTTCATCCGGTCGGTACCTGCCGTATGGGCACCCCCGATGATCCCGGCGCGGTAGTCGACAACCGGCTACGAGTTATCGGTGTTGACGGCTTGCGTGTGGTCGATGCATCAATCATGCCGTCCATCACCTCGGGTAACACCAACTCACCGACGCTGATGATCGCCGAACGCGCCAGCGATATGATCCGTGAAGACCGCCGCGCGCGCGTGACCGACAGCGTGCGGGTCCAGACGAGCGCTGCGTCGTCCATGTCCGCTGTGTGA
- a CDS encoding two component transcriptional regulator, winged helix family: MRLLLIEDDRPIARGIQSSLEQAGFTVDMVHDGIFAEQALTQNRHELVILDLGLPGIDGMTLLARFRQSNRHTPVIILTARDELNDRVQGLNSGADDYMLKPFEPTELEARIRAVMRRSGPHGDMPRPEVSLGGVRLSGVDRRIFNDDKPLELSPREFAVLEMLLLRHGRVVSKAQLQDHLTHFGGDLGDTAIEVYVHRVRKKLENCRVEIVTVRGFGYLLQEIRQAA, translated from the coding sequence ATGCGACTCCTTCTGATCGAAGATGACCGCCCCATCGCACGCGGCATCCAAAGCAGTCTCGAACAAGCCGGCTTCACCGTCGACATGGTCCATGACGGCATTTTCGCCGAACAGGCCCTCACCCAAAACCGCCACGAACTGGTGATCCTCGATCTGGGCCTGCCCGGTATCGACGGTATGACGCTGCTCGCGCGCTTCCGTCAGAGCAATCGTCACACGCCGGTGATCATCCTCACCGCGCGCGACGAGTTGAACGACCGCGTGCAAGGCCTGAATTCCGGCGCGGACGACTACATGCTGAAGCCGTTCGAGCCGACCGAACTCGAAGCGCGCATCCGTGCGGTCATGCGCCGCAGCGGTCCGCACGGCGATATGCCGCGTCCGGAAGTGTCGCTGGGCGGTGTGCGTCTGTCAGGCGTCGATCGCCGCATTTTCAATGACGACAAACCGCTCGAACTGTCGCCGCGTGAATTCGCCGTGCTCGAAATGCTGCTGCTGCGCCACGGCCGTGTTGTCAGCAAGGCTCAGCTGCAAGACCATCTGACGCACTTCGGCGGCGATCTCGGCGATACCGCGATCGAAGTCTATGTGCACCGGGTGCGTAAAAAGCTGGAAAACTGCCGTGTCGAAATCGTCACGGTGCGCGGCTTCGGTTACCTGTTGCAGGAAATCCGCCAGGCCGCATAA
- a CDS encoding Phenylalanine 4-hydroxylase encodes MSTANTAKLKEQFDAGLETRADFTIDQPTERYGAVDHAVWQQLYARQTALLKGRVCDEFLAGVDCIGMPPDRVPSFDDINAKLTPATGWQIVAVPGLVPDQVFFDHLANRRFPVTWWMRRPDQLDYLQEPDCFHDLFGHVPLLINPVFADYMHAYGRAALAANDAGALPLLARLYWYTVEFGLIRDAASPNGVKIYGAGIVSSKGETLYSQQSAAPNRLGFDLERVMRTRYRIDTFQKTYFVIDDFTQLFGVAQTDFAPLLAKLAAEPAFAAGDVLRHDRVITRGSQEGWQTDGDI; translated from the coding sequence ATGTCCACAGCCAACACCGCCAAACTCAAAGAGCAATTCGACGCCGGCCTCGAAACCCGCGCCGATTTCACCATCGACCAGCCAACTGAACGATATGGCGCGGTCGACCACGCTGTATGGCAGCAGCTTTATGCACGCCAGACCGCACTGCTCAAGGGCCGCGTGTGCGATGAGTTTCTGGCAGGCGTCGACTGCATCGGCATGCCGCCCGACCGCGTGCCCTCTTTCGACGACATCAACGCCAAGTTGACGCCCGCGACCGGCTGGCAAATCGTCGCCGTGCCCGGACTCGTGCCCGACCAGGTGTTCTTCGACCATCTGGCGAACCGCCGCTTTCCGGTGACATGGTGGATGCGCCGCCCCGACCAGCTCGATTATTTGCAGGAACCGGACTGCTTTCACGATCTGTTCGGCCACGTGCCGCTGCTGATCAATCCGGTGTTTGCGGACTATATGCACGCGTACGGCCGCGCCGCGCTCGCCGCCAATGATGCCGGCGCCCTGCCGCTACTCGCGCGGCTCTATTGGTACACAGTCGAATTCGGCCTGATCCGCGACGCGGCGAGTCCGAATGGTGTGAAGATCTACGGCGCGGGCATCGTCTCGAGCAAAGGCGAGACGCTCTACAGCCAGCAAAGCGCGGCGCCGAACCGGCTCGGCTTCGACCTCGAACGCGTGATGCGCACGCGTTACCGCATCGACACGTTCCAGAAAACCTACTTCGTGATCGACGACTTCACACAATTGTTCGGCGTCGCGCAAACCGACTTCGCGCCGCTCCTGGCCAAACTGGCCGCGGAACCGGCGTTCGCGGCCGGCGACGTGCTCAGACACGATCGCGTCATCACGCGCGGCTCGCAGGAAGGCTGGCAGACCGACGGCGATATCTGA
- a CDS encoding adenylyl cyclase CyaB, putative: MARNIEIKARAQHFEQLRERAAKLAPDAPLIFRQQDFFYDVPRGRLKLRQFDDGTPAELIFYQRDDRDGPKASYYTRSPVTNPEAMHSLLATALTTRGIVTKERHVYLTGRTRIHLDRVDGLGDFVELEVVLAQDDDEESGHAEAHAMFATLGVPESDLVAVAYVDLLSPDSEPKQAA, encoded by the coding sequence ATGGCACGCAACATTGAAATCAAAGCCCGCGCCCAGCATTTCGAACAACTGCGCGAACGCGCCGCGAAGCTCGCGCCGGACGCGCCGCTGATCTTTCGCCAGCAGGACTTTTTCTACGATGTGCCGCGTGGCCGCCTGAAGCTGCGCCAGTTCGACGACGGCACACCGGCCGAACTGATCTTCTATCAGCGCGACGACCGCGACGGCCCCAAGGCTTCGTACTACACGCGCAGCCCGGTGACCAACCCTGAAGCGATGCACTCGTTGCTCGCCACGGCGCTGACCACGCGCGGCATCGTCACGAAGGAACGTCACGTTTATCTGACGGGCCGTACGCGGATTCATCTGGACCGCGTCGACGGTCTCGGCGACTTCGTCGAGCTCGAAGTCGTGCTAGCTCAGGACGACGACGAAGAAAGCGGCCACGCCGAAGCGCACGCGATGTTCGCGACCCTCGGCGTGCCGGAATCGGATCTGGTGGCGGTGGCCTACGTCGATTTGCTGAGCCCGGACAGCGAACCGAAGCAAGCGGCGTAA
- a CDS encoding pterin-4-alpha-carbinolamine dehydratase — protein sequence MINKLTSEERATQVAELRGWQAVAGRDAIQRHFKFADFNEAFGFMTRVAIKAQEMDHHPEWFNVYNKVEITLSTHEANGLTERDIKLARFIDSITA from the coding sequence ATGATTAACAAACTGACTTCCGAAGAACGCGCCACGCAGGTCGCCGAACTGCGCGGCTGGCAAGCCGTGGCAGGCCGCGACGCGATCCAGCGCCACTTCAAATTCGCCGACTTCAACGAAGCGTTCGGCTTCATGACGCGTGTCGCGATCAAGGCACAGGAGATGGACCACCACCCGGAATGGTTCAACGTGTACAACAAGGTGGAGATCACGCTGTCGACGCATGAGGCCAATGGTTTGACCGAGCGGGACATCAAATTGGCACGATTTATCGACAGTATTACCGCGTAA
- a CDS encoding Signal transduction histidine kinase: MPQPAANSLRRTLLRRLAAPLSLLALMSGLIAYWLAWQYTQHVVDRSLADLATAISKQIQIAGPDAKVTVPPLAQAMFSDPVEQLVYRISNGDTEIAGDHNLPLQGTSVRRMHYAYVFETQHEGVTVRVAQVRVDQPTGNPIVVEVGQPVHHRFQIAAEFLVAIMMPLLLLLLAGWVIVWRVVNQQLNPLTDLADSLNRQTHTSLEPVDETYVPVEIRPLTGALNALLDRLKTALDGQRKFIADAAHQLRTPLTAVKLHAEQAATARDPQQTLNAVRELRAAADRAVRLSNQLLSLARAEPGEQAARFVNVDMAALAFDTGAEWVPRALTFHVDLGFQRLDDPANDHPLMARGNPVLLHEVIANLLDNALKYVPPSRFDGGRITVTVSQTVIDEVRMAEIIVEDNGPGVPLAQQADLFKRFFRGDGQSEAGVDSGAGLGLAIVHDIMVLHHGSVHYEDAPEGGARFIVRIPLMPTSVQYDVDPETRRPAKKSAHSAPIDM; the protein is encoded by the coding sequence ATGCCCCAGCCGGCCGCCAATAGTCTGCGCCGCACGCTGCTGCGGCGCCTCGCTGCTCCCCTTTCGCTGCTCGCGCTCATGAGCGGCCTGATCGCTTACTGGCTGGCGTGGCAGTACACCCAGCACGTGGTTGACCGGTCGCTCGCCGATCTCGCCACCGCGATATCCAAACAGATCCAGATAGCCGGCCCGGATGCCAAGGTGACGGTGCCGCCGCTCGCGCAGGCCATGTTCTCCGATCCGGTCGAACAACTTGTCTATCGGATCAGCAACGGCGACACCGAAATCGCCGGCGACCACAATCTGCCGCTGCAGGGCACCAGCGTGCGGCGTATGCATTACGCGTACGTTTTCGAAACGCAGCACGAGGGTGTGACGGTGCGCGTGGCCCAAGTACGCGTCGATCAGCCCACCGGCAATCCAATCGTCGTCGAAGTGGGTCAACCGGTACATCACCGATTTCAGATCGCCGCCGAGTTTCTGGTCGCGATCATGATGCCGCTGCTGTTGCTGCTGCTGGCGGGCTGGGTGATCGTGTGGCGGGTCGTCAATCAACAGCTCAATCCGCTGACCGATCTCGCGGATTCATTGAACAGGCAAACGCATACGTCGCTTGAACCTGTCGACGAAACCTATGTTCCGGTTGAGATCCGGCCGCTCACCGGCGCGTTGAACGCGCTGCTCGACCGCCTGAAAACCGCCCTCGACGGCCAGCGCAAATTTATCGCCGACGCGGCGCATCAACTGCGCACGCCGCTCACCGCCGTCAAGCTGCATGCAGAGCAAGCCGCAACCGCACGCGACCCGCAGCAGACGCTCAACGCGGTCCGTGAATTGCGCGCTGCGGCCGATCGCGCCGTGCGGCTGTCGAACCAGTTGCTTTCGCTTGCGCGCGCGGAGCCGGGCGAACAGGCGGCACGTTTCGTCAACGTGGATATGGCCGCACTCGCTTTCGATACAGGTGCGGAATGGGTGCCGCGCGCGTTGACTTTCCACGTCGACCTCGGCTTCCAGCGCCTCGACGATCCGGCCAACGATCACCCCCTGATGGCGCGCGGCAATCCGGTGCTGCTGCACGAAGTGATCGCCAATCTGCTGGATAACGCGCTCAAGTATGTGCCGCCGTCGCGCTTCGATGGCGGCCGCATTACCGTGACCGTGTCGCAAACCGTGATCGACGAGGTGCGCATGGCCGAGATCATCGTGGAAGACAATGGGCCAGGCGTGCCGCTCGCGCAGCAAGCCGACCTGTTCAAACGGTTCTTCCGTGGCGACGGTCAGAGTGAGGCCGGCGTGGATAGCGGTGCCGGTCTCGGTCTTGCGATTGTCCACGACATCATGGTGCTGCATCACGGCAGTGTGCATTACGAAGATGCACCGGAAGGCGGGGCGCGCTTTATCGTGCGTATTCCGCTGATGCCGACCAGCGTTCAGTACGACGTCGACCCCGAGACACGGCGCCCAGCAAAAAAATCGGCGCACTCGGCGCCGATCGATATGTGA
- a CDS encoding transcriptional regulator, LysR family: MDLTLLRAFVTVAREGNLTRAAVQLHLTQPAVSLQIKHLQETLGVTLFTRTSHGLSLTRDGQALLPHAERALGAASDVQRAAAALRHEVRGRLRIGTILDPAFLRLGGFLKQLVETWPHIETALRHGMSGWVLEQVRAGELDVGYYIGLPSDDDTRDVAAFHALTLTHFQYRVLAPAGWKDRVKGARDWRSLAALPWIWTPPASAHNRLLSRCFDEAGVKPVKVAEVDQEPSMLDLVKSGVGLTLARDATAIAEAHAHALTIVEGVTVPTQLSFITLAARKDEPAIAAALKLIEQQWAT, translated from the coding sequence ATGGATCTGACTCTGCTACGGGCGTTCGTCACCGTCGCACGCGAGGGCAACCTCACGCGTGCCGCGGTGCAGCTTCACCTGACCCAACCCGCCGTCAGCCTGCAAATCAAACATTTGCAGGAGACGCTTGGCGTGACGCTGTTCACGCGGACCTCGCACGGGCTTTCGCTGACACGCGACGGTCAGGCCCTGCTGCCTCATGCCGAACGTGCGCTGGGCGCCGCGAGCGACGTGCAGCGTGCGGCGGCGGCGCTGCGCCACGAAGTGCGCGGTCGATTGCGGATCGGTACGATTCTCGACCCGGCTTTTCTGCGCCTCGGCGGCTTTCTCAAGCAACTGGTGGAAACCTGGCCGCACATCGAAACGGCATTGCGCCACGGCATGTCGGGCTGGGTGCTGGAGCAGGTTCGCGCCGGCGAACTGGATGTCGGCTACTACATCGGCCTGCCGTCCGACGACGATACGCGCGACGTCGCCGCCTTCCACGCCCTCACGCTCACCCACTTCCAGTACCGCGTGCTGGCGCCAGCCGGCTGGAAAGACCGCGTGAAAGGCGCGCGCGACTGGCGTTCGCTCGCCGCGCTGCCCTGGATCTGGACGCCGCCTGCGTCCGCCCACAATAGATTGTTGTCGCGCTGCTTCGACGAAGCCGGCGTAAAACCGGTTAAGGTGGCGGAAGTGGATCAGGAGCCGTCCATGCTCGATCTGGTCAAATCAGGCGTCGGTCTGACGCTCGCGCGCGATGCCACGGCGATCGCCGAAGCGCATGCGCACGCGTTGACCATCGTGGAAGGCGTCACCGTGCCGACCCAGCTCAGCTTCATTACGCTGGCCGCGCGCAAGGACGAACCGGCGATTGCCGCAGCGTTGAAGCTGATCGAGCAGCAATGGGCGACATGA
- a CDS encoding Transposase gives MKRYSAETREWAIKQMMPPFNRAVIELSGATGITTVTLRSWRQSARQAGEFMPGNGKTGDRWSSADKFRAVLETAPLSEIETSQYCRSKGIYPEQIRQWREACEQANGAPEPKLTAAQRNEAKAAQKRIRELERQLKRADAARAEAAALLNLRKKADAIWGKEEED, from the coding sequence ATGAAACGCTATTCAGCGGAAACCCGGGAATGGGCAATCAAACAGATGATGCCGCCGTTCAATCGTGCGGTAATTGAGTTGTCAGGCGCGACGGGCATCACGACAGTGACGCTACGCAGCTGGCGGCAAAGCGCAAGACAGGCAGGGGAATTCATGCCGGGCAATGGCAAAACGGGCGATCGATGGTCAAGCGCCGACAAGTTCAGGGCGGTGCTGGAGACGGCGCCGCTCAGCGAGATTGAGACTTCACAGTACTGCCGTAGCAAGGGCATTTATCCTGAGCAGATCCGGCAGTGGCGCGAGGCATGCGAGCAGGCCAACGGCGCGCCTGAGCCGAAGCTGACGGCGGCGCAGCGCAATGAAGCGAAGGCTGCCCAAAAACGCATCCGGGAGCTGGAGCGCCAGCTCAAGCGCGCGGATGCTGCACGTGCGGAGGCGGCGGCGTTGCTGAATCTGCGAAAAAAAGCCGACGCGATCTGGGGCAAGGAAGAGGAAGACTGA
- a CDS encoding Homeodomain-like domain-containing protein: MQLINEAVQQGACRARACEQLGVNVRTVQRWRQSPHDGRTQTLREAPPNKLSEAERQAVLEAANRPAFASLTPHQIVPKLADEGVYLASESTFYRILKAAGQGQRRGRAKAPQRRPLTTHRATGPNQVWCWDITWMPSTVRGRYFYWYMMKDIYSRKLVMNEVWEQESAEHASELLHKGCLREGIAGRPLVLHSDNGSAMKGATMRAAMIDLGVEPSFSRPRVSNDNAFAEALFRTAKYCPLWPEQPFDTLEEARAWVQRFVQWYNEEHCHSGLKHVSPGQRHRGEAGDLLARRRALYEDARMRNPARWSGAIRNWHLADVVYLNPERTHASVDMYKHAA, translated from the coding sequence ATGCAGTTGATCAATGAAGCGGTGCAGCAGGGGGCATGCCGTGCGCGTGCGTGCGAGCAACTTGGGGTGAACGTGCGCACGGTGCAGCGCTGGCGCCAGTCACCCCATGACGGGCGCACGCAAACCCTCCGTGAAGCGCCCCCCAACAAACTGAGTGAGGCGGAGCGTCAGGCCGTGCTTGAAGCGGCCAACCGGCCCGCATTCGCGAGCCTGACGCCGCACCAGATCGTGCCGAAACTGGCCGACGAAGGGGTTTATCTGGCCAGCGAATCGACGTTCTACCGGATCCTGAAAGCGGCGGGACAGGGCCAGCGCCGCGGTCGTGCGAAGGCGCCGCAACGACGCCCACTCACGACGCATCGCGCCACTGGTCCGAACCAGGTGTGGTGCTGGGATATTACGTGGATGCCGAGCACGGTCCGGGGCCGGTACTTTTACTGGTACATGATGAAGGACATCTACAGCCGCAAGCTGGTGATGAACGAGGTGTGGGAGCAGGAGTCGGCTGAGCACGCGAGCGAGCTGCTGCACAAGGGATGTTTGCGCGAAGGCATCGCCGGGCGTCCGCTGGTGCTGCACTCGGATAACGGCAGTGCGATGAAAGGCGCCACGATGCGCGCGGCCATGATCGATCTGGGCGTAGAGCCTTCGTTCAGCCGGCCGCGCGTGAGCAACGACAACGCCTTCGCCGAGGCGCTGTTCCGTACGGCGAAGTACTGTCCGTTATGGCCCGAGCAGCCGTTCGACACGCTGGAGGAGGCCCGCGCATGGGTACAGCGCTTTGTGCAGTGGTACAACGAGGAGCACTGTCACAGCGGCCTGAAGCATGTCAGTCCGGGACAACGGCACCGCGGCGAAGCCGGCGACCTTCTGGCCCGCCGGCGTGCGTTGTACGAAGACGCACGCATGCGGAACCCCGCGCGCTGGTCAGGCGCCATTCGCAACTGGCACCTGGCAGACGTGGTCTATCTGAACCCGGAGCGAACTCACGCGTCGGTCGACATGTATAAGCACGCAGCGTAA
- a CDS encoding transcriptional regulator, AsnC family, with translation MLELDHFDLALLDVLQRFGRATHQQLAEQVPLSPSQIGRRLQRLEQIGVVDGYRVVLRQEKLGLGVTAFTSLKLKHHGDSIIEQFQQQIDVLPEVLECHAVVGDADYLLRIVAPDLNYLSTFVMKKLMRVPGVDSVRSNIVLTTFKRNGPLPLGHLSPGAAAA, from the coding sequence ATGTTAGAACTCGATCACTTCGATCTCGCGCTGCTGGACGTTCTACAGCGCTTTGGCCGGGCCACGCATCAGCAATTGGCTGAGCAGGTGCCGCTGTCGCCGTCGCAGATTGGGCGGCGCTTGCAGCGGTTGGAGCAGATCGGTGTGGTGGACGGCTATCGCGTCGTACTGCGCCAGGAAAAACTCGGGCTCGGCGTGACGGCTTTTACGAGCCTGAAATTGAAGCATCACGGCGACTCGATCATCGAGCAATTCCAGCAACAGATCGACGTGCTGCCGGAAGTACTGGAATGCCACGCGGTGGTCGGCGACGCCGATTATCTGCTGCGCATCGTCGCGCCCGATCTGAACTATCTCTCGACGTTCGTGATGAAGAAGCTGATGCGTGTGCCGGGCGTGGACAGCGTGCGCTCCAATATCGTGTTGACCACGTTCAAGCGCAATGGACCGTTGCCGCTCGGCCATCTGTCGCCGGGGGCGGCCGCCGCTTGA
- a CDS encoding methylmalonate-semialdehyde dehydrogenase [acylating] produces MSETYQDEAVRNETSARALTHFINGKTIEGTSGRFGDVFNPALGSVSARVPLASVAEVDAAVAAANAAFPAWSETAPIKRARVLFKFKELLDRHHDELAELITREHGKVFSDAKGEVMRGIEIVEFACGIPNLLKTDFTDQIGGGIDNWNLRQPLGVVAGITPFNFPMMVPCWMFPVAIACGNTFVLKPSERDPSTANRLAELLKEAGLPDGVFNVVHGDKVAVDALLVHPEVSALSFVGSTPIAEYIYTEGTKHGKRVQALGGAKNHLVVMPDADLDQAVDALIGAAYGSAGERCMAISVAVAVGHIADELIERLTPRVKSLKILNGMESEAEMGPLVTAAHREKVTGYIDAGIAAGAKLVVDGRGHQVAGHEKGFFLGGTLFDDVSTDMKIYREEIFGPVLCVVRVPDFASAVELINANEFANGVALFTSDGGVARAFSRQIQIGMVGINVPIPVPMAWHSFGGWKRSLFGDHHAYGEEGVRFYTRYKSIMQRWPDSIGKGAEFTMPVAK; encoded by the coding sequence ATGAGCGAGACATATCAGGACGAGGCCGTCCGGAACGAGACGAGCGCACGCGCGCTGACGCATTTCATTAACGGCAAGACGATCGAAGGCACGAGCGGCCGTTTCGGTGACGTCTTCAATCCTGCGCTTGGCAGCGTGAGCGCACGCGTGCCGCTGGCGAGCGTCGCTGAAGTGGACGCGGCGGTCGCCGCTGCCAATGCTGCGTTTCCTGCGTGGAGCGAGACCGCGCCGATCAAGCGGGCGCGCGTGCTGTTCAAGTTCAAGGAATTGCTCGACCGTCACCATGACGAACTGGCGGAGTTGATTACACGTGAGCACGGCAAGGTGTTTTCGGATGCGAAGGGCGAGGTGATGCGCGGCATCGAGATCGTCGAGTTCGCGTGCGGCATTCCGAATCTGCTGAAGACCGACTTCACTGACCAGATCGGCGGTGGCATTGACAACTGGAATTTGCGTCAGCCGCTGGGTGTGGTGGCTGGCATTACGCCGTTTAATTTCCCGATGATGGTGCCGTGCTGGATGTTCCCGGTGGCGATCGCATGCGGCAACACGTTCGTGCTGAAGCCGTCAGAGCGGGATCCGTCCACCGCGAATCGATTGGCTGAGCTGCTGAAAGAAGCCGGATTGCCGGATGGCGTGTTCAACGTTGTGCATGGCGACAAGGTGGCGGTGGATGCGTTGCTCGTACATCCCGAGGTGAGTGCGTTGTCGTTTGTTGGTTCGACGCCGATTGCCGAGTACATCTATACGGAAGGCACGAAGCACGGCAAGCGCGTGCAGGCTTTGGGCGGTGCGAAGAATCACCTCGTGGTGATGCCGGATGCGGATCTCGATCAGGCTGTCGATGCGTTGATTGGTGCTGCCTACGGTTCCGCTGGCGAGCGGTGTATGGCGATTTCGGTGGCGGTTGCGGTGGGGCATATTGCAGATGAATTGATTGAGCGACTGACGCCGCGGGTGAAGAGCCTGAAGATTTTGAATGGCATGGAATCGGAAGCCGAGATGGGGCCGTTGGTGACGGCGGCGCATCGCGAGAAAGTGACGGGTTACATTGATGCCGGCATTGCGGCGGGTGCGAAGCTGGTTGTCGATGGGCGTGGCCATCAGGTGGCCGGGCATGAGAAGGGGTTCTTTCTCGGTGGCACGTTGTTCGACGATGTCTCGACCGATATGAAGATTTATCGTGAGGAGATTTTTGGTCCGGTGCTGTGTGTTGTGAGGGTGCCGGATTTTGCTTCTGCTGTTGAACTGATTAACGCTAACGAGTTTGCTAATGGGGTCGCGTTGTTTACCTCCGATGGCGGGGTGGCTCGGGCTTTTTCGCGGCAGATCCAGATTGGGATGGTGGGGATTAATGTGCCGATTCCTGTGCCGATGGCTTGGCATTCTTTTGGTGGGTGGAAGAGGTCTCTCTTCGGGGATCATCATGCCTACGGCGAAGAGGGGGTTCGGTTTTATACGCGGTATAAGAGCATCATGCAGAGGTGGCCCGATAGCATCGGGAAGGGGGCTGAGTTCACTATGCCTGTGGCGAAATAG